The Cytobacillus sp. NJ13 sequence CGCCTTGCTGCTTCTCATTCCACTTTGGCAAATGATAACTACTTCTTTATCCTTTGATAGCTGGCCCATTTTCTGATGAAGCTGATGAAGAGGCATATTTACAAATCCCGGAACATGGAATCGTTTAAACTCTGCAGGTGTTCTCACATCAATGTATTGTTTGTTTTTGTCTTTTAGTTCAGTTTGCAGCTGAGAAGGTGTCAACTGCCTGACACCTTTAACTGGAAGCAGCTTTCGAACCAAAAAGATAATAAGCAGAGCTATAATAACTCCATTTAAGATGGTCATTTGATTACCTCCAATTTATTTTCAATTTACCATACGGGGTATTAAACCTTAATAAAGTCAACTGCCTCTTATCTGCTTTTAACAAGCAAATTGACTGCCTCTTCAATAATGCCTGAATTTGCTGTGCCATTTTCAGCATTTTCAATAATACACTGCTCAAGATTTGAACTGACAATAACTGCGATTGCTTTATCAATCGCAGAACGGGAAGCTGTTAATTGAGTAATGACAGATTTGCAATCCTTTTCGTCTTCCATCATTTTTACAATACCCCTAAGCTGTCCCTCAGCTCTTTTGATTCGATTTTTGGATTTTTCATCAAATACCAATATTTTCACCCCATTTATTTCGTGCAATGACAATCTGGCATTCAGAAGCCTATCAATTGGAAACTAACTAGCAGCAAGGTAAATAAATCAGCAGCATAATAATCTCCTCTGCATTTAATAATTCAATTACAATTCATATAATATACCCCATAAGGTATTTAGTCAACTTTATTTTCTTTATAATTGAAAAAACACCCATCCGGGTGTTTTTACTCACTGTCTTAACAGCAGTCACTTTCGCTGCCTAATAAGACTAGCCTTTCATTTTCCTTGTCATGGTCAAGAACCATGCTTTCTGTATGCGGCTTGATTTCCGGGTCAAAAGCAACCAGGATTTCATTGATCATTTCGGTTAAATCTTCTGCTTCCGGCTCATCCAGAGCCAGTCCAATCTGTGGGCCT is a genomic window containing:
- a CDS encoding metal-sensitive transcriptional regulator, which encodes MVFDEKSKNRIKRAEGQLRGIVKMMEDEKDCKSVITQLTASRSAIDKAIAVIVSSNLEQCIIENAENGTANSGIIEEAVNLLVKSR
- a CDS encoding rhodanese-like domain-containing protein, producing the protein MTILNGVIIALLIIFLVRKLLPVKGVRQLTPSQLQTELKDKNKQYIDVRTPAEFKRFHVPGFVNMPLHQLHQKMGQLSKDKEVVIICQSGMRSSKASKILKKEGFKNITNIRGGLSAWK